A segment of the Labrys wisconsinensis genome:
GATCCGGCCATCCACGCGAACACAGGCTCATGTCGCGTTCCCCGCGAAATCGAATTTGATTTCGCTAGGGATGGCCGGGACGAGCCCGGCCATGACGGCGGAAAGCGCAGCGCACTTGTGTGCAGACGCCCGCCAACAGAAGGTCAGCGCCAGCTTGCCGAAGAAGTGCGCCTTCAGCCCTCAGATCGGCGCTGCCGGCTGCGGCGAGGACTCATAGGCGCCCCAGACCGACTGGTCGTAATTGACCACCGATCCCGTCATCAGGCCCGACTCGTCGCAGGACAGGAACGCCACCGCCCGCGCCACCTCCTGCGGATCGATCAGCCGGCCGAAGGGCTGCGCCGCGGCGGCCGCAGCCAGCCAGTCGGCCGGGGCGCCGTGATATTCGCGCTGGATGCGGTCCTCGCCGTCGCTCGCCATCCAGCCGATATTGAGGCCGTTGACGCGGATGCGGTTGCGCAGAACGGTATAGGCGGTGTTCTGGGTCAGCGTCGCCAGCGCGCCCTTGGAGGCGCAGTAGGCGGAGATGAAGGGCTGGCCGGCCTTGGCCGACATCGAGCCGATGTTGACGATGGTGCCGGCGACGGCCTCGCGCCGCATCAGCTTGATCGCGTCCTGCATCAGGAAGAACGGCGCGCGCACGTTGACCGCGAACATCCGGTCGAACAGCTCGGGCGAGGTGTCGAGGATGGTGCCGCGATCGGTGAGCCCCGCGGCGTTGACCAGCGCGTCGACGCGCCCGAAGGCCGTGTCGGCGGCGGCGATGACGGCGCGGCAATCCTCCACCACCCCGAGGTCGGCGGCGACGAACACGATCTTCGCGCCCGTGGCATCCTCGATCTCCCGCGCCTTGGCCTGCCCCTTGTCGCGCGAGCGGCCGCAGATGACGAGGCCCGCGGCACCGCGCTCGGCGAAGAGGCGGGCGATGGCCGCGCCCAGCCCCTGTGTGCCGCCGGTGACGACGGCGATTTTCCCCTGCAATCCACTCATTTCAGTTCTCCACGGTATAGCCGGCCGCGGCCATGACGCGCAGCAATTCCCTATGGCCGATCTTCGCCATCTCGAGCGGCGGGCTCTTTACCGGATCCTGTTCGGCCTCGACCACGAACCAGCCCTCGTAGCCGTAGGAGGCCAGCCGCTGGACGATGGCCACGAAGTCGAGCGAGCCGTCGCCCGGCACCGTGAATGCGCCCTTGACCACGGCGTCGAGGAAGCTCTCCCGGGTGCGGTCGAGCCCGTCCACCACCGCCTGCCGGATGTCCTTGGTGTGGACATGGCTGATCCGGGCATGGTGCTTCTCGATCACCCGCAGCACGTCGCCGCCGGCGAAGGCCATGTGGCCGGCGTCGTAGAGCAGCCGCAGGGCCGGGCCGGAATGGCGCATCAGGAGATCGAGCTCCTCTTCGGTCTCGATCGGGGCGGCCATGTGATGATGATAGGCGATGGGCATGCCCTCGCCGGCGCACCATTCGGCGAAAGCGGTCATCTTGGCGCCGTAGGCCCTGACCTCGTCCTCGGAGAGCTTGCGCTTGGTGGCGAGCGGTGCCGACCGGTCGCCCTGGATGGTTCCGGCCGTCTCGCCATAGACGATGCACGGGGCATTCATGGCCTTGAACAGCTGCATCTGGGCGGCGATGCGCGCCTTCTCCGTCTCGATGTCGCCGTCGAGCAGCAGGCCGGAGAACCAGCCGCCGCAGACGCTGATGCCGTGCGCCTTCAGGATCGGCCCCAGCACGGCCGGGTCCATGGGAAAGCGGCGGCCGGTCTCCATGCCGGTGAAGCCGGCCTCGCCGGCCTGCCGCAGGCATTCCTCGAGCGAGACGTCGTCGCTCAGCTCCGCCAGGTCATCGTTCCACCAGGCGATCGGCGCGATGCCGAGTTTGGCTTTCATCGTCATCTCCGGAAAATGGCGTCAGACGCCGACGCGCTGCTTCTTGCGGCCCTGGCGCTGGGCCTCGCCGGCCTCGCGCACGCCGGCCTGCTCGCTGACCTCCGGCACGCCGACATCCCACCAGGCATCGCCCGGCGTCCAGGTGAAGGCGTCGGAGACGATCGAGATGACCGTGGTGCGGTCCGTGGTCTTGGCCCAGTCGAGCGCCCGGTCGAGATCGGCCAGGCTCTCGACATGCCGGGTCAAGGCGCCCATGGATTCGGCATGCTTGGCGAAGTCGACCGAGAACGGCTCCTTCACCTGGCAATCCCTGATCAGGTTGTTGAAGGAGGGCACGCCCTTGGCATTCTGCAGCCGGTTGATGACGGCATAGCCACCATTGTCGCAGACCACGATGATCAGCTTGTGGCCGGACAGGACCGAGGAATAGATGTCCGAGTTCATCATCATGTAGGTGCCGTCGCCGATCATGACGATCGGCGTGCGGGTCGGGTCGGCCATGGCCGCGCCCCAGCCGGCGGCAATCTCGTAGCCCATGCAGGAAAAGCCGAACTCGCAGTCGAAGGTGTTCGGCGCCTTGACGCGCCAGTTCTTCATCACCTCGCCCGGCAGGCCGCCGGCGGCGGCGATCAGGAGGTCGCGCTCGCCGGCCTTGGCGTTGACCACGCCGACCACCTGGGCATAGGTCGGGACGGGATCGTTGGTCGGCTTCTGGAAGCCGTCCAGCATGGTGTTCCAGCGGGCGAATTCGAGGCGGCCCTTTTCGGTCCAGGCCGGATCCGCCTTCCAGTCCTTCACCGCCGCCGACAGCTCTTCGATGGTCTCGCGGGCATCGGC
Coding sequences within it:
- the iolE gene encoding myo-inosose-2 dehydratase — encoded protein: MKAKLGIAPIAWWNDDLAELSDDVSLEECLRQAGEAGFTGMETGRRFPMDPAVLGPILKAHGISVCGGWFSGLLLDGDIETEKARIAAQMQLFKAMNAPCIVYGETAGTIQGDRSAPLATKRKLSEDEVRAYGAKMTAFAEWCAGEGMPIAYHHHMAAPIETEEELDLLMRHSGPALRLLYDAGHMAFAGGDVLRVIEKHHARISHVHTKDIRQAVVDGLDRTRESFLDAVVKGAFTVPGDGSLDFVAIVQRLASYGYEGWFVVEAEQDPVKSPPLEMAKIGHRELLRVMAAAGYTVEN
- a CDS encoding SDR family oxidoreductase, with the protein product MSGLQGKIAVVTGGTQGLGAAIARLFAERGAAGLVICGRSRDKGQAKAREIEDATGAKIVFVAADLGVVEDCRAVIAAADTAFGRVDALVNAAGLTDRGTILDTSPELFDRMFAVNVRAPFFLMQDAIKLMRREAVAGTIVNIGSMSAKAGQPFISAYCASKGALATLTQNTAYTVLRNRIRVNGLNIGWMASDGEDRIQREYHGAPADWLAAAAAAQPFGRLIDPQEVARAVAFLSCDESGLMTGSVVNYDQSVWGAYESSPQPAAPI